Proteins encoded within one genomic window of Fusarium musae strain F31 chromosome 4, whole genome shotgun sequence:
- a CDS encoding hypothetical protein (BUSCO:EOG09260075~EggNog:ENOG41), translating to MLEGLVAGLLNRFLGMYVKNFDPAQLKVGIWSGDVKLRNLELRREALDQLKLPINVMEGHLGELTLVIPWSNLRGAPVKVFIQDVFLLASPKEEAEYDQDEEDRRKQRLKMEKLDSAELLKERNQEGLSQEEQKKSQSFTQSLVTKIVDNLQVTVKNIHIRYEDSISAPGHPFALGVTLEEFSAVSTDGQWKPTFIQDSNTVTHKLATLGALAVYWNTDSTLLGTGREASTSSEELMPHDEMVAKFREMIGKDAQENANHQFILKPVNGQAKIELDKSGDIKVPKFKANLLFEEIGLVLDDDQYRDALMMVDLFHYFIRHQEYKRLQPKNVRPKEDPRAWLEFAGNAVLSKIHERNRKWSWDYFRERRDDRKRYIELFKKRKQGHQMSAEETDEINALEWKLTYEDLRFWRSLARNQLKKENAEALKNQPQQQQQQQQGWISWVWGSKPQEKIEQNEENTQMTEEQRQELYEAIDWDEKNAIADEVDVPREAIKMCIETSLSTGSFTLKKSPHDHAADLLSLHFDVFKAKMLQRKDSVLANVSLGGLRVNDGTTPDSVYPEIVRVKDAPTDKQRKRLSLAELEQPEEDPFFQFEFEQNPIEREGDIAVVGKMKPLEVIWNPNFVVGIADFFRPPERHMESITALMESAGATVESIREQTRAGLEFALEEHKTINAELDLQAPLIIVPVSITTENSTCLIVDAGHIHVNSELVDQSTMKEIQSKQKQTYSDEDLKRLESVMYDKFIVKLTSTQVLIGPSVEDTKAQLVEKTDEAHLHVVERINVDFIVETSILPKAPNLTKFKVSGHLPMLHATVSDTKYKNLMKVIDVAIPKFGGPAPRLEERKEPSRPRLKSNSSNRSRRKSHRERRQSTPFPFMQSETAVVLDDMDEDDDDFEDAPDGGDAEQLQVQQRIFEFKFKVDTLKGSLYRSDPDGQKPDALLVELVAERFDLEFYTRPFDMVADVSLGSVTVDDFVDNPSAEFKSIISSGDSEDLKEGRSLVHVKFVKVNPLSPEFMPVYEGVETNINAVISTINLVVTRKTLLTLLDFILITFTNNEDESNNNNKAIMDDDDDSESVDTAVAVVNAPSVNSNTGSIRVKVDLKSIRLILNNDGIRLATLSFNKADAGIFLRGKTMRISARLGDLSLVDDVNLGVSEDSHLRKLVTIQGDDLADFRYETFDSSNPKAYPGYDSSVFLRAGSVKVNFVEEPFRKIIDFLVKFGKMQALYNAARQAAMNQANQLQQSPSRFKFDVVVNTPIVVFPRVQQPGQTERDVVTAYLGEIYAQNKFTPLDDSENSDIAMKLSAGIRNIRLTSDFHYAGGDSEELEMIDHVDLGFNITYAEHKSGVKRPETEIEGTMSDFNLRLTQYQVKFLLEISRSVPAAFAGEGNDNEEEAAKAVDEGTLQRARTINSEDKSGEDQSLIDLGPELGSVDKEWTKLDLVFRVNTIGLELINAPENEPVHDIARCSLSRFSLDDTKVKTRMLSDGSLEAELLIRSFTIYDSRPRETNKFRRIMSSMNKDVQQLMASVTMSGGKEKSLIAMATIDSPRVIFALDYLFAIGGFATEALTVDEGSPMDDESIAETTPDGSDTESMQVSYAGNASRPRSQISRQQSEEVTQKQEKKESAMSIAFRVNLVDAQVILIANPLTSSSEAIVLSIRQMLLSKQHALTFQISEIGMFLCRMDKFETSRLRIIDDFSVQLSMDSSKPHTTDIHVDIEPLVLRVSLRDILLVSRIVTRASELSGNEPKQIKETPAEQKARELRHAGMKQRSASGRGQSTIAGRSKVTATSHAVTHPDNKGKTPEQVAQKNYETLSATVDGIRVVLIGDVHELPILDLGIKNFTASAENWSSNLKAETAIDLYSNVYNFAKSSWEPLLEPWQVGFGVAKDPISGLLSVDVASKKVFDVTITTASIALGSKTYQYLTSNEDVLDKPRGVESPYRIRNYTGFDVVVHSKSPTSDEPINLRLEDGKEAPWSFEHWEKMRENLLTESNQNYVSIQLEGSGFDPVKNVRINREGESLYGLRPKADVLHRLCVEVELGTDNIKYVTFRSPLLVENATEIPVELGIFDVQEGHLLKIEKIAPGDARPAPVGAVFEKQVIIRPDGGFGYQWSTDHLFWRDMLKRPTKQVVCKGENGDPFYFQVHARFDKGNPLTKQYPYMKVKLSAPVTLENLLPYDFKYRIYDKNTKKDWTNFLRKGGVSPVHVVELSHLLLLSVDMQDTVFKASDFAIINSGTNEEFRKEYKLVVKDDKGLPLHLSLHHFKIPNSGGASKITVFSPYVVLNKTGVDVQVRAKSFLQQAKPAAGQFPLMDTSDRERPKALPFMFSYGNDDHRNRALLKIADSEWSKPQSFDAIGSTTEVVLNSATKDKEIHVGVTVESGEGKYKLTKVVTIAPRFVLHNKMDGEILVRESSSSGYLTLSDGALQPLHFMQKSKVKQLCLCYPGVNNQWTSPFNIADIGTTYVKIAKAGQRQNLVKVEILMENSTVFLNLSMEKKNWPYSMRNESDVEFMFWQANPSVDEDGDEDRSGWRLIRYRLPPRSIMPYAWDFPAAKFREIIISANGKERHVKLAEIGNQIPMKFHTSSGAPKIVDINVAADGPKQTLILSNFRASKSMYKPKALARTNTGPEAFEVKDQDTGATFRAQLKLAGIGVSLVNAQIKELAYLTFRDVQLRYSDSPLIQTISMAIKWIQIDNQLYGGIFPMVLYPSVVPKKAQEVEAHPSLHAMVSRVKDDSYGVLYVKYATILLQEMTIDLDEDFVFALLDFSNVPGASWTEVDASGKLCDEDLDIPEPSGQPAGQDIYFEVLNIQPMQLNLSFMRTERVNAEDKTSSRNPIMFFLNVMTMAVGNVNDAPLRFNALILDNVRVTTAVLIQNFSSHYSQEVMYQIHKILGSADFLGNPVGLFNSISSGVTDVFYEPYQGLILSDKPEEFGLGIAKGAASFAKKTVFGFSDSFSKFTGSLSKGLAAASLDKQFQDRRRITRARNRPKHALYGVTAGANSFITSVASGVGGLARKPLEGAEQEGALGFFKGVGKGMIGLATKPAVGVLDMASNVSEGIRNTTTVFDGQELDRTRYPRYIPQDGIVRPYNPREALGQYWLKQVDNGRYFDEQYIGHLELPKEDMVVMVTYARILLIRSRRLTSEWDVPLKDVQTIAKERTGVSLALRGGANGPFIPIGEGSERGFLYKMIGVAVEEFNRRFRSGE from the exons ATGCTCGAAGGTCTCGTCGCTGGCCTGCTTAACCGGTTCCTGGGCATGTATGTCAAGAACTTCGACCCAGCCCAGTTGAAAGTCGGTATCTGGTCCGGCGATGTTAAGCTCCGCAACCTCGAGCTGCGCCGCGAGGCACTCGACCAGCTCAAGCTTCCCATAAATGTCATGGAGGGTCACCTCGGCGAGCTTACACTCGTCATTCCCTGGTCAAACCTGCGCGGTGCACCTGTCAAGGTCTTTATCCAGGATgtctttcttcttgccagcccgaaggaagaggctgagtaCGATcaggacgaggaagatcgCAGAAAACAGCGcctcaagatggagaagcttgacagTGCTGAGTTGCTCAAGGAGAGGAACCAGGAAGGTTTAAGTCAggaggagcagaagaagagccagagtTTTACACAGAGCCTGGTGACAAAGATCGTGGACAATCTCCAAGTCACGGTCAAGAACATACACATTCGATACGAAGACTCCATCTCAGCACCAGGGCATCCATTCGCCCTTGGTGTCACTCTCGAGGAGTTTAGTGCCGTCAGTACTGACGGTCAGTGGAAGCCTACTTTTATCCAAGACTCTAACACAGTCACCCACAAGCTGGCTACCTTGGGTGCTTTGGCTGTGTACTGGAATACTGATTCCACTCTTCTCGGAACTGGCCGAGAGGCTTCAACCTCTTCGGAAGAATTAATGCCACATGACGAAATGGTAGCGAAGTTTAGAGAAATGATTGGCAAAGATGCGCAAGAGAATGCAAACCATCAGTTCATCCTCAAGCCCGTCAACGGTCAAGCAAAGATCGAGCTCGACAAGTCGGGAGATATCAAGGTAcccaagttcaaggccaACTTACTATTCGAGGAAattggccttgttcttgatgacgaTCAATATCGAGACGCTTTGATGATGGTCGATCTGTTCCATTACTTCATTCGACACCAGGAATACAAACGCCTACAACCAAAGAATGTCCGACCCAAGGAAGATCCCCGTGCTTGGCTCGAGTTTGCAGGTAACGCTGTGTTATCAAAGATTCACGAACGCAACCGTAAATGGTCATGGGACTACTTCCGCGAGCGACGGGATGATCGAAAACGATATATCGAGCTgttcaagaagagaaaacaaGGCCATCAGATGTCTGCCGAGGAAACTGATGAGATCAATGCTCTCGAATGGAAGCTTACATACGAGGATCTGCGATTCTGGCGATCCTTGGCCCGCAaccagctcaagaaggagaacgctgaagctctcaagaaccaaccccaacaacagcaacagcaacagcaaggctGGATCTCCTGGGTGTGGGGCTCAAAGCCTCAAGAAAAGATTGAACAGAATGAAGAGAACACACAGATGACCGAGGAGCAGCGACAAGAACTCTACGAGGCCATCGATTGGGACGAGAAGAACGCTATCGCCGATGAAGTCGATGTCCCCCGTGAGGCAATCAAGATGTGCATCGAGACGTCCCTGAGCACGGGCAGCTTCACACTCAAGAAGAGTCCTCACGACCACGCCGCGGACCTCCTCAGTCTGCACTTTGATGtcttcaaagccaagatgttGCAGAGGAAGGATTCAGTGCTTGCTAATGTCAGCCTCGGTGGCCTTCGCGTCAACGATGGCACAACACCAGACTCTGTCTACCCTGAGATTGTCCGAGTCAAGGATGCACCGACTGACAAGCAGCGTAAGCGACTGTCGTTGGCCGAACTCGAGCAGCCTGAGGAAGACCCCTTCTTCCAGTTTGAGTTTGAGCAGAATCCTATTGAGCGCGAGGGTGACATTGCTGTGGTCGGCAAGATGAAGCCTCTTGAGGTTATCTGGAACCCCAACTTTGTTGTTGGTATCGCCGACTTCTTCAGACCGCCTGAGCGTCACATGGAGTCTATCACCGCCCTCATGGAGAGTGCTGGTGCGACCGTTGAGAGCATTCGTGAGCAGACTCGAGCGGGTCTCGAGTTCGCCCTGGAGGAGCACAAGACGATCAACGCTGAGTTAGATCTCCAAGCACCTCTAATTATTGTGCCTGtcagcatcaccaccgaGAACTCTACATGTTTGATTGTAGACGCCGGTCACATCCATGTCAACAGTGAATTAGTTGATCAAAGCACGATGAAGGAGATCCAGTCGAAGCAAAAACAGACATACAGCGACGAAGATCTCAAACGACTCGAGTCCGTCATGTACGACAAGTTTATTGTCAAATTGACGTCGACACAAGTACTCATCGGACCCTCGGTTGAGGACACCAAAGCTCAATTGGTTGAGAAAACAGATGAAGCTCATCTCCATGTTGTTGAGCGAATCAACGTGGACTTCATTGTCGAGACCTCCATCCTACCAAAGGCTCCCAACTtgaccaagttcaaggtctCAGGACATCTGCCAATGCTTCACGCCACCGTCTCCGACACCAAGTATAAGAATCTCATGAAGGTTATTGATGTGGCTATTCCCAAGTTTGGCGGGCCTGCACCAAGATTGGAGGAACGCAAGGAGCCctctcgtcctcgtcttAAGAGCAACTCATCCAACCGATCACGAAGAAAGTCTCATCGCGAGCGAAGACAGTCCACTCCTTTCCCATTTATGCAATCGGAAACCGCTGTTGTGCTCGATGAtatggatgaagacgacgatgactttgaggatGCCCCAGATGGCGGTGACGCTGAGCAACTCCAAGTCCAGCAACGTATCTTTgagttcaagttcaaggttgATACCCTCAAGGGTTCACTTTACCGAAGTGACCCTGATGGACAGAAGCCTGACGCATTGCTTGTCGAATTAGTGGCCGAGCGATTCGACCTGGAGTTTTATACCAGACCCTTCGACATGGTAGCAGATGTTTCACTTGGCTCTGTCACTGTCGATGACTTTGTGGACAATCCTTCTGCTGAATTCAAGTCGATAATCTCGTCTGGTGACAGCGAGGATCTCAAAGAGGGCCGCAGCTTGGTTCACGTCAAGTTTGTCAAGGTCAACCCCTTGTCTCCCGAGTTCATGCCCGTGTATGAGGGTGTAGAGACCAACATTAACGCTGTCATATCCACAATCAACCTGGTCGTTACCAGAAAGACACTGCTCACGCTACTGGACTTTATCCTCATCACTTTTACGAATAACGAAGACGAGTCGAATAATAATAACAAGGCTAtaatggatgatgatgacgattcGGAGAGCGTCGATACTGCTGTCGCGGTCGTCAATGCGCCCTCCGTAAACTCCAACACAGGGTCTATTCGTGTCAAGGTTGACTTGAAGAGTATCAGACTGATCCTCAATAACGATGGAATCCGTCTCGCTACGTTGTCCTTCAACAAGGCTGACGCCGGTATCTTCCTCCGAGGCAAGACTATGCGTATTTCGGCTCGACTTGGTGATCTTTCACTTGTTGACGACGTTAATCTCGGTGTCTCAGAGGATTCACATCTTCGAAAGCTCGTGACCATCCAAGGAGATGACCTGGCAGACTTCCGCTATGAGACTTTCGACTCTTCCAACCCCAAGGCCTACCCAGGATATGACAGCTCGGTCTTCCTCCGTGCTGGTTCCGTCAAGGTAAACTTTGTGGAGGAGCCATTCCGCAAGATCATCGACTTCTTGGTCAAGTTTGGCAAGATGCAGGCCCTTTACAATGCTGCACGCCAAGCTGCTATGAACCAGGCCAATCAGTTACAACAGAGCCCAAGTCGCTTCAAGTTCGACGTTGTTGTCAACACTCCCATCGTTGTGTTCCCTCGAGTGCAACAGCCAGGTCAGACTGAGAGAGATGTCGTCACTGCCTACCTTGGTGAGATCTACGCTCAGAACAAATTTACCCCTCTGGACGACAGCGAGAACTCGGATATTGCCATGAAGCTGTCTGCTGGTATTCGCAACATCAGGCTCACTTCTGACTTCCACTACGCTGGCGGAGATTCAGAGGAGCTTGAAATGATTGACCATGTCGACCTCGGCTTCAACATCACATATGCTGAGCACAAGTCTGGTGTCAAGAGGCCAGAGACCGAAATAGAAGGAACGATGTCTGACTTTAATCTACGACTTACTCAGTACCAAGTCAAGTTCCTTCTAGAGATCTCCAGGTCTGTGCCTGCAGCATTCGCCGGCGAAGGTAACGACaacgaagaagaggctgccaaggccgTTGACGAGGGTACTCTACAGCGCGCTCGCACAATCAACAGCGAGGACAAGTCTGGCGAAGACCAGAGCCTGATTGATCTTGGGCCCGAGCTTGGCTCCGTTGACAAAGAATGGACTAAACTCGACCTTGTTTTCCGAGTCAACACGATTGGTCTCGAATTGATCAATGCACCGGAGAATGAGCCCGTTCACGACATTGCGAGGTGCAGCCTGTCTCGATTCTCGCTCGATGACACAAAGGTCAAGACGAGGATGCTCTCCGATGGTTCACTTGAGGCAGAGCTGCTTATCCGATCTTTCACGATCTATGATAGTCGGCCACGCGAGACAAACAAATTCCGCCGTATCATGTCATCGATGAACAAGGACGTTCAACAACTGATGGCCAGTGTCACGATGTCCGGCGGCAAGGAAAAGAGCTTGATTGCCATGGCTACTATCGATAGTCCACGAGTGATCTTTGCCCTCGACTATCTCTTCGCTATCGGGGGATTCGCCACGGAGGCGTTGACAGTTGACGAGGGTAGCCCAATGGATGACGAGAGTATCGCTGAGACGACACCTGACGGATCCGACACCGAGTCCATGCAAGTCTCTTATGCCGGCAATGCCTCGCGTCCCCGGTCGCAAATCTCGCGGCAACAGAGCGAAGAGGTCACTCaaaaacaagaaaagaaggagtcTGCGATGAGTATTGCTTTCCGCGTCAATCTCGTTGACGCGCAGGTCATTCTGATCGCCAATCCCTTGACATCAAGCTCCGAGGCGATTGTCCTGTCTATTCGACAGATGCTTCTCTCAAAACAGCATGCCCTGACTTTCCAGATTTCCGAAATCGGCATGTTCCTATGTAGGATGGACAAGTTCGAGACGTCTCGTCTTCGCATCATTGATGACTTTTCAGTCCAATTGAGCATGGATAGCTCCAAGCCTCATACTACCGACATCCACGTGGACATTGAACCACTTGTCTTGCGCGTGTCACTTCGCGATATCCTCCTTGTTAGTCGGATTGTTACCAGAGCGAGCGAGCTGTCTGGCAACGAGCCTAAACAAATTAAAGAGACTCCTGCTGAGCAGAAGGCAAGAGAACTGCGCCACGCTGGGATGAAGCAACGATCTGCCAGTGGGCGAGGCCAGTCTACCATCGCTGGACGAAGCAAGGTGACTGCAACTTCTCACGCTGTTACCCATCCCGATAACAAGGGGAAAACTCCAGAGCAAGTCGCCCAAAAGAACTACGAGACGCTGTCCGCAACTGTGGATGGCATCCGTGTTGTTCTCATTGGCGACGTACACGAACTTCCAATCCTTGACTTGGGCATCAAGAACTTTACTGCATCCGCTGAGAATTGGTCGTCCAACCTCAAGGCCGAGACTGCCATTGACCTGTACTCCAATGTCTACAACTTTGCCAAGTCCAGTTGGGAACCTCTTCTTGAGCCATGGCAAGTTGGCTTCGGTGTAGCCAAGGATCCTATCTCAGGACTGTTGTCCGTTGACGTCGCTTCCAAGAAGGTCTTCGATGTGACCATTACCACTGCTTCAATTGCTCTAGGTTCTAAAACGTACCAGTACCTTACATCCAATGAAGATGTGCTGGATAAGCCACGTGGTGTTGAATCACCTTACCGCATCAGAAACTACACTGGCTTTGATGTTGTCGTGCACTCTAAGAGTCCTACCAGCGACGAGCCTATCAATCTCCGCTTGGAGGATGGCAAGGAAGCCCCCTGGAGTTTTGAGCATTGGGAGAAGATGCGTGAGAACCTTCTCACTGAATCGAACCAGAACTACGTCTCTATTCAGTTGGAGGGCAGTGGTTTCGATCCTGTTAAGAACGTGAGAATCAACCGAGAAGGAGAATCTCTGTATGGTCTCCGCCCCAAGGCTGATGTTCTCCATCGTCTCTGTGTTGAGGTCGAGTTGGGCACCGATAACATCAAGTATGTGACCTTCAGATCTCCACTCCTCGTGGAAAATGCTACAGAGATCCCAGTCGAGCTCGGTATCTTTGATGTACAGGAGGGACATCTActcaagattgagaagattgcACCTGGTGACGCTCGGCCCGCTCCTGTGGGTGCGGTGTTTGAGAAGCAAGTCATTATCCGACCAGATGGTGGGTTCGGCTATCAGTGGAGTACCGATCATCTGTTCTGGAGAGACATGCTTAAAAGGCCTACGAAACAGGTTGTATGTAAGGGGGAGAATGGCGATCCGTTCTACTTTCAGGTCCATGCCCGTTTTGACAAGGGCAACCCATTGACCAA GCAATACCCATACATGAAGGTCAAGCTCTCTGCACCAGTCACGCTCGAGAATCTGCTTCCATACGATTTCAAGTATCGCATCTATGATAAGAACACCAAGAAAGACTGGACCAACTTCTTGCGAAAGGGAGGTGTCAGCCCTGTCCATGTTGTTGAGCTTTCACACCTTCTGCTTCTCAGTGTCGACATGCAAGATACAGTGTTCAAAGCGAGTGACTTTGCTATCATCAACTCAGGCACGAATGAAGAATTCCGCAAGGAGTATAAGCTTGTGGTCAAGGATGACAAGGGACTACCGCTCCATCTTTCACTACATCACTTCAAGATCCCCAACAGTGGAGGTGCTTCCAAGATCACAGTGTTCAGCCCGTACGTTGTGTTAAATAAGACTGGCGTCGACGTCCAGGTCCGCgccaagagcttcttgcaacaagccaagccagcgGCGGGTCAATTCCCTCTTATGGATACATCTGATCGAGAGCGACCTAAGGCTCTACCCTTCATGTTTTCGTATGGCAATGATGACCACCGAAATCGAGCTCTTCTCAAGATTGCCGACTCGGAATGGAGCAAGCCTCAAAGTTTCGATGCTATCGGCAGTACCACTGAGGTTGTGTTGAACTCGGCgaccaaggacaaggagatCCATGTGGGCGTTACTGTCGAATCTGGTGAAGGCAAGTACAAGCTCACCAAGGTTGTTACAATTGCTCCTCGCTTCGTTCTACACAATAAGATGGATGGAGAAATTCTTGTTCGAGAATCAAGCTCCTCTGGCTATCTCACTCTTAGCGACGGTGCTCTGCAACCTCTGCACTTCATGCAAAAGTCCAAGGTCAAGCAATTGTGTCTCTGCTACCCTGGTGTCAACAACCAATGGACCTCTCCATTCAATATTGCGGACATTGGCACAACATATGTCAAGATCGCCAAGGCAGGGCAGCGACAGAACCTTGTCAAGGTCGAGATTCTGATGGAGAACTCTACAGTCTTCTTGAATCTGagcatggagaagaagaactggCCATATTCGATGCGCAACGAGAGTGATGTTGAGTTCATGTTCTGGCAAGCCAATCCCAGTGTTgacgaagatggcgatgaggacCGCAGTGGATGGCGCTTGATAAGATATCGTCTCCCGCCTCGCAGCATCATGCCATATGCTTGGGATTTCCCTGCTGCCAAGTTCCGTGAGATCATTATCTCTGCAAACGGCAAGGAGCGCCATGTCAAGCTGGCTGAGATCGGTAACCAGATTCCGATGAAGTTCCATACTTCGTCTGGGGCTCCTAAGATTGTCGACATCAACGTTGCTGCCGATGGACCGAAGCAAACCCTTATTCTCAGCAACTTCCGAGCCAGCAAGAGTATGTACAAGCCCAAGGCATTGGCTAGGACCAATACCGGCCCCGAGGCTTTTGAGGTCAAGGATCAAGATACAGGTGCTACATTCCGCGCGCAGCTCAAGCTGGCCGGTATTGGTGTTTCCCTGGTGAACGCTCAAATCAAGGAACTTGCCTACCTGACTTTCCGCGATGTCCAACTGCGATACAGCGACTCGCCTTTGATCCAGACAATCTCGATGGCTATCAAGTGGATCCAGATCGACAATCAATTGTACGGTGGCATTTTCCCTATGGTCCTTTACCCCAGTGTTGTGCCAAAGAAGGCGCAGGAGGTTGAGGCTCATCCATCGCTGCACGCCATGGTCAGTCGTGTCAAGGACGATTCGTATGGTGTGCTGTATGTCAAATACGCGACCATTCTGCTGCAGGAAATGACTATTGATCTGGACGAGGACTTTGTGTTTGCGTTACTTGACTTCTCAAACGTGCCTGGTGCTAGCTGGACAGAGGTTGACGCTTCTGGCAAGCTGTGCGACGAGGATCTTGACATTCCTGAGCCATCAGGCCAGCCAGCTGGTCAAGATATCTACTTTGAGGTTCTAAACATCCAGCCCATGCAGCTCAACTTGAGTTTCATGCGCACAGAGCGTGTCAACGCTGAGGACAAGACATCGTCGCGCAACCCCATCATGTTCTTCCTCAACGTCATGACCATGGCTGTCGGAAACGTCAACGATGCGCCGCTTCGGTTCAATGCGCTTATTCTGGACAACGTGAGGGTGACTACAGCGGTACTTATCCAGAACTTCTCAAGCCACTACAGCCAGGAGGTAATGTATCAGATCCACAAGATTCTGGGATCTGCCGATTTCCTCGGAAACCCTGTGGGTCTGTTCAACAGTATCTCGTCGGGTGTGACAGATGTGTTCTACGAACCGTACCAgggcttgatcttgtcggATAAGCCTGAGGAGTTTGGTCTGGGCATCGCCAAGGGTGCCGCTTCATTTGCCAAGAAGACGGTATTTGGCTTCAGTGACAGTTTCTCCAAGTTTACAGGCAGTCTCAGTAAGGGACTTGCCGCGGCGTCACTGGACAAACAATTCCAGGACCGCCGTCGGATCACAAGGGCTCGCAACAGGCCGAAGCACGCCTTGTACGGTGTGACTGCCGGCGCGAACAGCTTTATCACAAGTGTTGCGTCAGGCGTTGGTGGCCTTGCACGCAAGCCTCTAGAGGGCGCTGAACAGGAGGGTGCTCTGGGTTTCTTCAAGGGTGTCGGCAAGGGCATGATTGGACTGGCTACCAAGCCGGCGGTTGGTGTACTTGACATGGCAAGCAATGTCAGTGAGGGTATTCGCAACACTACAACAGTGTTTGATGGTCAAGAATTGGATCGCACACGATATCCACGATACATTCCACAAGATGGCATCGTGCGCCCTTACAACCCGCGGGAAGCTCTCGGCCAATACTGGCTGAAGCAAGTAGACAACGGGCGATACTTTGACGAGCAGTACATTGGACATCTCGAGCTACCCAAGGAAGATATGGTCGTCATGGTCACATATGCTCGGATCTTGCTGATCCGGTCGCGGCGTCTGACGAGCGAGTGGGACGTCCCTCTGAAGGATGTCCAGACCATCGCAAAGGAGCGGACGGGTGTGAGCCTGGCTTTGAGGGGAGGAGCTAATGGGCCGTTTATTCCTATTGGGGAGGGCAGTGAGAGGGGGTTCTTGTACAAGATGATTGGGGTTGCGGTTGAAGAGTTTAATAGGAGGTTTAGAAGTGGAGAGTAA